One Carassius auratus strain Wakin chromosome 4, ASM336829v1, whole genome shotgun sequence DNA segment encodes these proteins:
- the LOC113062854 gene encoding ankyrin repeat and BTB/POZ domain-containing protein BTBD11-A-like, with amino-acid sequence MAGKGKTAARTLEDLTLDSGYGGAADSFRSSSVSLCCSDTHLSYAHGGNCWHLTESMHSRHNSLDTVNTVLAEDTEILECSGQCAKLPELEEDVPWSLGEVEGALRKDEELCVGNASREILAKLSALVSRALVRIAREAQRLSLRYARCTKHEIQSAIKMVLSWTISVNCITAALSALSLYNMNTGDKFSRGKSARCGLVFSVGKFFRWMVDSRVALRIHEHAAIYLSACMESLFREAFSRVQRSALVEKENGVPKFSVESLEQAINNDSELWGLLQPYQHLICGKNASGKCFTLFSRLHFIVR; translated from the coding sequence ATGGCAGGCAAGGGTAAGACAGCAGCGAGGACGCTGGAGGATTTAACCCTCGATTCCGGTTATGGTGGAGCGGCGGATTCCTTCAGGTCGTCCAGCGTGTCGCTCTGTTGCTCGGACACGCATCTGTCGTATGCGCATGGGGGCAACTGCTGGCATTTGACTGAATCCATGCACAGCAGACACAATAGTTTGGACACGGTCAATACAGTCCTGGCGGAAGACACGGAGATCCTGGAGTGCTCGGGCCAGTGCGCCAAACTGCCCGAGCTGGAGGAGGACGTGCCGTGGAGTCTTGGAGAGGTGGAAGGCGCGCTGCGCAAAGACGAGGAGCTGTGCGTGGGGAACGCGTCGCGGGAGATCCTGGCCAAGCTCTCCGCGCTGGTCAGCCGCGCGCTGGTCAGGATCGCCCGGGAGGCGCAGCGCCTCAGTCTGCGTTACGCCAGATGCACCAAGCACGAGATCCAGAGCGCCATCAAGATGGTCCTCTCGTGGACCATCTCCGTGAACTGCATCACTGCGGCGCTCAGCGCACTGTCGCTATACAACATGAACACGGGCGATAAATTCAGCCGGGGCAAGTCTGCCCGATGTGGACTCGTCTTCTCCGTCGGGAAGTTCTTCAGGTGGATGGTGGATAGCCGGGTGGCCCTGCGCATCCACGAGCACGCGGCGATTTACCTGAGCGCCTGTATGGAGAGCCTGTTCCGAGAGGCGTTCAGCCGGGTGCAGAGGAGCGCGCTGGTGGAGAAGGAGAACGGAGTGCCAAAGTTTTCAGTGGAGTCCCTGGAACAGGCCATAAATAACGACTCGGAGCTGTGGGGTCTTTTGCAGCCGTATCAGCATCTCATTTGTGGCAAGAACGCAAGCGGTAAATGTTTTACACTTTTTTCAAGGTTACACTTTATTGTAAGGTGA
- the LOC113062861 gene encoding cryptochrome-1: protein MVVNTVHWFRKGLRLHDNPSLRDSIQGADTVRCVYILDPWFAGSSNVGISRWRFLLQCLEDLDASLRKLNSRLFVIRGQPTDVFPRLFKEWNITRLSYEYDSEPFGKERDAAIKKLASESGVEVIVRISHTLYDLDKIIELNGGQSPLTYKRFQTLISRMEAVETPAETITAEVMGMCTTPVSEDHDEKFGVPSLEELGFDTEGLSSAVWPGGETEALTRLERHLERKAWVANFERPRMNANSLLASPTGLSPYLRFGCLSCRLFYFKLTDLYRKVKKNSSPPLSLYGQLLWREFFYTAATNNPRFDKMEGNPICVQIPWDKNPEALAKWAEGRTGFPWIDAIMTQLRQEGWIHHLARHAVACFLTRGDLWISWEEGMKVFEELLLDADWSVNAGSWMWLSCSSFFQQFFHCYCPVGFGRRTDPNGDYIRRYLPVLRGFPAKYIYEPWNAPESVQKAAKCIIGVHYPKPMVHHAEASRLNIERMKQIYQQLSCYRGLGLLAMVPSNPNGNNDNSTTINGFQTGDVTKDISAPSGYAQDEWHGRTLVYSQGDHQTSSIMPPQGFSGNTSSTMCYRQESQQISGAAVQPGRGLHSGTFQTSGKRHSEESGPATGSKVQRQSSS from the exons ATGGTGGTAAACACGGTCCACTGGTTCAGGAAGGGCTTGCGGCTCCACGACAATCCTTCACTCAGAGACTCTATCCAGGGAGCGGACACTGTCCGCTGTGTGTACATCCTCGACCCCTGGTTCGCCGGATCCTCCAACGTCGGCATCAGCAGGTGGAG GTTTTTACTGCAGTGTTTGGAAGACTTGGATGCCAGCCTCCGCAAACTCAACTCACGACTCTTTGTTATCCGTGGCCAACCTACCGATGTCTTCCCCAGGCTCTTTAAG GAGTGGAACATTACTCGTCTGTCCTACGAGTACGACTCAGAGCCATTTGGAAAGGAGCGAGACGCGGCCATCAAGAAGCTGGCCAGTGAGTCAGGTGTGGAGGTGATAGTTCGCATCTCTCACACACTCTACGATCTGGACAA GATCATCGAGCTGAATGGAGGCCAGTCTCCGCTCACGTACAAGCGCTTCCAGACCCTCATCAGCAGGATGGAGGCGGTGGAGACCCCGGCAGAGACCATCACAGCAGAAGTCATGGGGATGTGCACCACGCCGGTCTCTGAAGACCACGATGAGAAGTTTGGGGTTCCTTCTTTGGAAGAGCTTG GCTTTGACACAGAAGGTCTGTCCTCAGCTGTGTGGCCTGGAGGAGAAACAGAGGCCCTCACTCGTCTGGAGAGGCACCTGGAGAGGAAG GCTTGGGTTGCCAACTTTGAGCGTCCAAGAATGAATGCCAATTCACTGTTGGCCAGTCCCACTGGCCTCAGTCCATATTTAAGATTCGGCTGCCTCTCCTGTCGACTTTTCTACTTCAAACTCACAGACCTCTACAGAAAG GTCAAAAAGAACAGCTCACCTCCTCTGTCCCTCTATGGCCAATTACTGTGGCGTGAATTCTTCTACACGGCTGCCACCAACAACCCACGCTTTGACAAGATGGAAGGCAATCCTATTTGCGTTCAGATCCCATGGGACAAAAACCCGGAGGCTTTGGCCAAGTGGGCTGAGGGCAGGACTGGTTTCCCCTGGATCGATGCCATCATGACCCAACTGAGACAAGAGGGTTGGATCCACCATCTGGCCCGACACGCAGTCGCTTGTTTCCTCACCCGCGGAGACCTGTGGATCAGCTGGGAGGAGGGCATGAAA GTTTTCGAGGAGCTCTTGCTGGACGCAGACTGGAGCGTGAATGCAGGAAGCTGGATGTGGCTGTCCTGTAGCTCCTTCTTCCAGCAATTCTTCCACTGCTACTGTCCCGTGGGCTTCGGCCGCCGCACTGACCCCAACGGAGACTACATACG GCGATATTTGCCAGTGTTAAGGGGTTTCCCAGCAAAGTATATCTACGAGCCCTGGAATGCTCCTGAAAGCGTCCAGAAAGCAGCCAAATGTATAATTGGTGTACACTACCCCAAACCCATGGTGCATCACGCTGAGGCAAGCCGCCTCAACATAGAGCGTATGAAACAGATCTACCAGCAACTGTCCTGCTACCGTGGCCTGG GACTGCTGGCAATGGTGCCATCCAACCCTAATGGCAATAATGACAATTCCACAACAATAAATGGTTTCCAAACAGGAGATGTGACCAAGGACATCAGTGCACCTTCAG GCTATGCTCAAGATGAATGGCATGGCAGAACGTTGGTTTACTCACAAGGAGACCACCAAACAAGCAGCATCATGCCACCTCAAG GTTTTTCAGGCAACACTAGTAGCACAATGTGCTACAGGCAAGAATCACAGCAGATATCTGGTGCTGCTGTACAGCCAG GACGAGGGCTTCACAGCGGCACCTTCCAGACATCTGGAAAACGACACAGCGAGGAGTCTGGACCTGCCACAGGCTCAAAAGTCCAGAGGCAGAGCAGCTCTTAA
- the LOC113062869 gene encoding poly(U)-specific endoribonuclease-C, with product MARGQGINQELSDVLNELWKLDVNRMKAGKDYKINLQGKAGFVAEGSNSARDSARAPLFSYVDEKKLKSVDTYAHFIDLLDNYEMSTGVTEHVTKEELQENHLFLDAILKTEVMKCAHRYLVRKGLAQSDPSKFKSQLYDIWFKLYRRDKNGGEDSCGFEHVFVGETKQGKEIMGLHNWVQFYHQEKNNHVDYKGYKARSNKDTPDEDDHVLNLQFSWNGLVKPVASCFIGVSPEFEVALFTIVFFLSNERVTKVTVKVDEYLLEIVVYRFGRSIGTSYPKMISSNNRDF from the exons ATGGCCAGAGG ACAAGGCATAAATCAGGAGCTCTCAGATGTGTTGAATGAACTGTGGAAGCTGGATGTGAACCGCATGAAAGCTGGAAAAGACTATAAAATCAACCTACAG GGGAAGGCTGGTTTTGTTGCTGAAGGCAGTAATAGTGCCAGGGATAGCGCTAGAGCTCCTCTTTTCTCATATGTCGATGAAAAGAAGCTCAAAAGCGTGGATACTTATGCTC ACTTCATAGATCTGTTGGACAATTATGAAATGTCTACAGGAGTGACTGAGCATGTGACAAAAGAGGAGCTTCAGGAAAATCATCTTTTCCTGGATGCTATTCTCAAGACAGAGGTCATGAAG TGTGCCCACAGGTATTTAGTGCGGAAAGGTCTAGCCCAGTCTGATCCATCTAAGTTTAAGAGCCAGCTCTATGACATCTGGTTTAAGCTCTATCGCAGGGACAAAAATGGAGG TGAAGATTCCTGTGGATTTGAGCATGTTTTTGTTGGTGAAACCAAACAAGGTAAAGAGATCATGGGCCTCCACAACTGGGTCCAGTTTTACCACCAGGAGAAAAACAATCATGTGGACTACAAAGGATACAAGGCCAGAAGTAACAAGGACACG CCGGACGAGGATGATCACGTCTTGAACCTGCAGTTCAGCTGGAATGGCCTGGTGAAGCCGGTGGCCAGTTGTTTCATTGGCGTCAGCCCAGAGTTCGAGGTGGCTCTCTTTACTATTGTCTTCTTTCTGTCTAATGAGCGTGTGACCAAGGTTACAGTGAAGGTGGATGAGTACCTCCTTGAGATTGTGGTGTACAGATTTGGGCGCTCCATTGGGACTTCATATCCCAAAATGATCAGCAGCAACAACCGGGATTTTTAG